The DNA region GCCATCCCCAGCCCGGCCTTCGTTCTGGACGAGTCGAGGCTGCGGCGCAACCTCGCCCTGATCTCGCACGTCCAGCGCGAGAGCGGCGCGCAGATCATCCTGGCCTTCAAGGGCTTCGCCATGTGGAGCACTTTCCCTCTCCTGCGCGAGTACGGCGTCACCGGGGCGACCGCGAGCAGCCTGAACGAGGCCCTGCTCGCCCGCGAGGAGATGGGGGGCGAGGTCCACGTCTACGCCCCCGCCTACAGCGACGAGGACTTCGGGCAGATGCTCGAACTCGCCGACCACCTCGTCTTCAACTCGTTCAGCCAGTGGGAACGCTTCAAGCCCCAGGTCGAGGCCGCCCGCGCCGCCGGGAAGACGGTCCACATCGGAATCCGCGTCAACCCCGAGTACGCGGAGGTCGAGACGGACCTCTACAACCCCGCCGGGCCCTTCTCCCGCCTCGGCGTGACCCGGCGCGAGTTCCGAGCCGACCTCCTCGACGGCATCGACGGGCTGCACTTCCACACCCTCTGCGAAAAGGACTCCGACACGCTGGAGCGCACGCTAGAGGTCGTGGAGCGCAATTTCGGCGAGTTCCTGCCCCGGATGAAGTGGGTGAACTTCGGCGGCGGGCACCTGATGACGCGGCAGGGGTACGACATTGAGCGGCTAATCCGCGTAGTGCGTGCCTTCCGGCAGAAGTGGGGCGTCCACGTCCTGCT from Deinococcus aetherius includes:
- the nspC gene encoding carboxynorspermidine decarboxylase, giving the protein MTVSDFQLPAVTPVEDIDWRAIPSPAFVLDESRLRRNLALISHVQRESGAQIILAFKGFAMWSTFPLLREYGVTGATASSLNEALLAREEMGGEVHVYAPAYSDEDFGQMLELADHLVFNSFSQWERFKPQVEAARAAGKTVHIGIRVNPEYAEVETDLYNPAGPFSRLGVTRREFRADLLDGIDGLHFHTLCEKDSDTLERTLEVVERNFGEFLPRMKWVNFGGGHLMTRQGYDIERLIRVVRAFRQKWGVHVLLEPGSAFAWQTGWLVSSVLDVVHNVRDIAVLDVSVSAHMPDVLEMPYRPRILGARDPGDGEVTHREANDYASGDHPYLIGGTTCLAGDVVGEYVFDHELRVGDRVVFDDMMHYTMVKTTFFNGVKHPDIGILHVGGSYERVKAFGYEEFKAKLS